In Flavobacterium endoglycinae, one DNA window encodes the following:
- a CDS encoding alpha-N-acetylglucosaminidase: MQIKIYLSFLFLCVTSILYPQSAGDLDAPQALLKRLIGNRSAEFQLSVVEKKDKILPDWFEIETDNNHVKIKASNNTALCYAAYTFLKDIGAVLISWEGNRIELPKTWPKYSKKANTPFEYREYLNACTFGYTTPWWDWKRWEQEIDWMALHGINLPTAMEGQEAVWQALWKEYGLSNVELESHFAGPAYLPWQRMGNINSLEGPLPQEWFVKKEELQKKILERMKALDMHPVVPAFSGYVPKAFAEKHPEAKITELKSWSGGGFASTFLLDSKDPLFKKIGKRFIEIYTQKYGKSNFYLADSFNEIEPPVSEHNKYEELSNYGSAIYETINEAAPGAVWVMQGWLFGDNKEFWTKEATSAFLSKVPNDRLMIQDYANDRYKVWENQEAFYGKQWTYGYVHNYGGSNPVYGDLKFYKDELTSLLKNPHKGNVVGYGAMPEGLNNNSIVYEYIYDLPWTKGEQPLNDWMVTYLNARYGETSKSALQAWQLLLESVYNVKYWETRWWNDWAGAYLFFKRPMLKITEFKGNPGDKEKLKEALAVLTKEAKKYNKKNLIQYDLIDVSRHYYSLSIDEDLIACVKAYEQKDIAKGDELFKKIEKQALHIDAIMSGQPLNSLDQWVKSASDYGSSPEVSSLYVKNAKTLITLWGGEGHLNDYASRSWKGMYKGFYWPRWKMFLEALKKASINNTSFDENRERESIKNWEINWTESNK, encoded by the coding sequence TTGCAAATAAAAATTTATCTTTCCTTTCTGTTCTTATGCGTCACTTCTATTCTCTATCCACAAAGTGCAGGAGACTTAGACGCTCCGCAAGCTCTGCTGAAAAGACTTATTGGCAATAGGTCTGCTGAGTTCCAATTAAGTGTTGTAGAAAAAAAAGACAAAATTCTGCCAGATTGGTTTGAAATCGAGACTGATAACAATCACGTAAAAATAAAAGCCTCAAACAATACAGCACTCTGTTATGCGGCTTATACTTTTCTTAAAGATATTGGTGCGGTATTAATCAGCTGGGAAGGAAACCGAATAGAACTCCCTAAAACTTGGCCAAAATATTCTAAAAAAGCAAACACACCGTTTGAGTATAGAGAATATCTCAATGCCTGTACTTTTGGCTACACAACTCCATGGTGGGATTGGAAACGCTGGGAACAAGAAATCGACTGGATGGCATTGCACGGAATTAATCTGCCAACAGCCATGGAAGGTCAGGAAGCAGTATGGCAGGCGTTATGGAAAGAATATGGATTGAGTAATGTAGAATTAGAATCTCATTTTGCAGGACCTGCTTATCTGCCTTGGCAGCGTATGGGAAATATTAATAGTCTTGAAGGACCTCTTCCGCAGGAATGGTTCGTTAAAAAAGAAGAACTTCAAAAGAAAATCTTAGAAAGAATGAAAGCATTGGATATGCATCCTGTTGTGCCTGCTTTCAGCGGTTATGTGCCAAAAGCTTTCGCAGAAAAACATCCAGAAGCAAAAATTACCGAATTAAAATCATGGTCGGGTGGTGGTTTTGCAAGTACTTTTTTGTTAGATTCCAAAGATCCTTTATTTAAAAAAATTGGAAAGCGATTTATTGAAATTTACACTCAAAAGTATGGGAAATCGAATTTCTATCTGGCCGATTCTTTTAACGAGATTGAACCTCCGGTTTCTGAACATAATAAATATGAAGAACTATCAAATTACGGAAGTGCCATTTATGAAACCATAAATGAAGCAGCTCCCGGAGCAGTTTGGGTTATGCAGGGATGGCTTTTTGGTGATAATAAGGAATTCTGGACGAAAGAAGCAACAAGCGCTTTTTTAAGTAAAGTTCCGAATGACAGACTCATGATTCAGGATTATGCCAATGACAGATATAAAGTATGGGAAAATCAGGAAGCTTTTTATGGCAAACAGTGGACATATGGATATGTACATAATTACGGAGGATCGAATCCTGTGTATGGAGATTTAAAATTTTATAAAGACGAATTGACCAGTTTGCTTAAAAATCCGCACAAAGGAAACGTAGTAGGTTATGGAGCAATGCCGGAAGGTTTAAATAATAATTCTATCGTTTACGAATACATATATGATCTTCCATGGACAAAAGGGGAACAGCCTCTAAATGACTGGATGGTTACCTATTTGAATGCGAGATACGGAGAGACTTCAAAATCTGCTCTTCAAGCTTGGCAATTATTACTGGAATCGGTTTATAACGTTAAATATTGGGAAACACGCTGGTGGAATGATTGGGCTGGAGCCTATTTGTTTTTCAAACGTCCAATGCTTAAAATTACAGAGTTTAAAGGTAATCCCGGCGACAAAGAAAAACTCAAAGAAGCTTTGGCTGTTTTGACCAAAGAAGCAAAGAAGTACAATAAAAAGAATCTTATTCAATACGATCTAATAGATGTTTCAAGACATTATTATTCACTTTCCATTGATGAAGATTTGATTGCCTGTGTAAAAGCCTATGAGCAGAAAGATATTGCCAAAGGTGACGAATTATTTAAAAAGATAGAAAAGCAAGCTCTGCATATAGATGCCATCATGTCTGGACAACCTTTAAATAGTTTAGACCAATGGGTAAAATCAGCATCTGATTATGGAAGTTCACCAGAAGTTTCTTCATTGTATGTTAAAAACGCCAAAACATTAATTACCCTTTGGGGCGGAGAAGGACACTTAAATGATTATGCTTC